The Streptomyces sp. NBC_01197 genome window below encodes:
- a CDS encoding potassium-transporting ATPase subunit C produces the protein MNNSVSGTGRLLWAGLRALLVLTVVCGVIYPLAVTGVAQAVMGHQANGSEIKSGGKVVGSSLIGQSYPLPLRKGQQTPAPDLRWFQPRPSNGLGTNTVNTQYKLLVSGATNRSGDSAELIKWVKDAKSAVVKDNSTAGYRVRPSDVPADAVTSSASGLDPDISPLYAKLQVHRIAARNHLTVARVDRLVADHTTGRTLGFIGEPRVNVLELNVALKQLTEG, from the coding sequence ATGAACAACTCCGTGAGCGGAACGGGCCGTCTGCTCTGGGCCGGTCTGCGCGCCCTGCTCGTACTCACCGTCGTCTGCGGTGTGATCTACCCGCTCGCCGTGACCGGCGTCGCCCAGGCGGTCATGGGCCATCAGGCCAATGGCTCGGAGATCAAGTCCGGTGGCAAGGTCGTCGGCTCCTCCCTCATCGGGCAGAGCTACCCGCTGCCGCTGAGGAAGGGGCAGCAGACCCCGGCGCCCGACCTCAGGTGGTTCCAGCCGCGCCCCTCCAACGGGCTGGGCACCAACACCGTCAACACCCAGTACAAGCTGCTGGTGTCCGGCGCGACCAACCGGTCAGGGGACAGCGCCGAACTGATCAAGTGGGTCAAGGACGCCAAGTCCGCCGTCGTCAAGGACAATTCGACCGCCGGATACCGGGTACGGCCGTCCGACGTGCCGGCCGACGCCGTCACCTCGTCCGCCTCCGGTCTCGACCCGGACATCTCCCCGCTGTACGCGAAGCTCCAGGTGCACCGGATCGCCGCGCGCAACCACCTCACGGTGGCGCGGGTCGACCGGCTGGTCGCCGACCACACCACCGGCCGCACGCTCGGCTTCATCGGGGAGCCCCGGGTCAACGTCCTGGAACTCAACGTGGCGCTGAAGCAGCTGACCGAAGGCTGA
- a CDS encoding TetR/AcrR family transcriptional regulator, giving the protein MEQKKDAALRSDAQRNRERILEVAVVELTQCPNASLSAIAKKAGVGQGTFYRNFPNRGALVLEIYRYEMQQVADTAAQLLKTREPDVALREWMDRLARFAMTKAGLADAIRLATGGPGGPPKPGHTPVTSAAGLLLRAGEEAGTIRPGVTPDDFLLAIAGLWQIDPHSDWQPRTTRLMDLVMDGLRAGAPGR; this is encoded by the coding sequence GTGGAACAGAAGAAGGACGCGGCTCTGCGGTCGGACGCCCAGCGCAACCGCGAGCGCATCCTCGAAGTGGCCGTGGTCGAGCTGACACAGTGCCCGAACGCCTCGCTGAGCGCGATCGCCAAGAAGGCGGGAGTCGGACAGGGCACGTTCTACCGCAACTTCCCCAACCGCGGGGCCCTGGTCCTGGAGATCTACCGCTACGAGATGCAGCAGGTCGCCGACACGGCGGCCCAGTTGCTCAAGACGCGGGAACCGGACGTGGCACTGCGCGAGTGGATGGACCGCCTCGCCAGGTTCGCCATGACCAAGGCCGGCCTGGCGGACGCGATACGGCTTGCCACCGGCGGGCCCGGGGGGCCGCCGAAACCGGGGCACACCCCGGTGACCTCAGCGGCCGGCCTACTGCTCCGCGCCGGCGAAGAGGCCGGCACTATCCGCCCGGGGGTGACCCCCGACGACTTCCTGCTCGCCATCGCCGGTCTCTGGCAGATCGACCCGCACTCGGACTGGCAGCCGCGCACCACCCGGCTGATGGACCTGGTCATGGACGGACTGCGGGCGGGCGCACCGGGGCGGTGA